The proteins below are encoded in one region of Neisseria macacae ATCC 33926:
- a CDS encoding SPOR domain-containing protein, with protein MNKNTQYGKGLFGFFFGLILATGVIGGILYFLNQDTPNAFKGATEPQKQQTEPEILKPQEKSKPESKPEAEEQPVVVPVEKERPAEEAKPEQKRSEADDDAAAKEKERADKEAKEKADKAKAEKERADKEKAEKERAVHEAEDEAREAEKALREAEKEDKESAERELRQKLAEKKAELAKKRAEKEKADKEAVDKAKKAAELTDKQKARAERKLAEKKAAEKKAAEAKKTETAKTNKPTPEQILNSGSIEKARQEANKGAAKEAKKAEADKQTAKADNAKAEAKTAEGGKKIILQMGSYADRNSADAQRAKLAMLGISSKVVERTNGDKTVYRVQSNSMSSEAAKNVQKDLQKHNINSLVRSAQ; from the coding sequence ATGAATAAGAACACTCAATACGGCAAAGGCCTTTTCGGCTTTTTCTTCGGCCTCATCCTCGCCACCGGCGTGATCGGGGGCATCCTGTATTTTCTGAATCAAGACACCCCGAACGCCTTCAAGGGCGCGACCGAGCCTCAAAAACAGCAAACCGAGCCTGAAATCCTCAAGCCGCAGGAAAAATCCAAACCTGAATCCAAGCCTGAGGCTGAAGAGCAGCCTGTCGTCGTTCCCGTAGAGAAAGAGCGTCCGGCAGAAGAAGCCAAGCCCGAACAGAAACGCAGCGAAGCCGACGACGATGCGGCAGCCAAAGAAAAAGAGCGCGCAGACAAAGAAGCGAAAGAAAAGGCAGATAAAGCCAAAGCCGAGAAAGAACGCGCGGACAAAGAAAAAGCGGAAAAAGAGCGTGCCGTCCATGAAGCGGAAGACGAAGCCCGCGAAGCAGAAAAAGCCCTGCGCGAAGCTGAAAAAGAAGACAAAGAATCTGCCGAACGCGAGTTGAGACAAAAACTTGCCGAGAAAAAGGCAGAGCTTGCGAAAAAACGCGCAGAAAAAGAAAAAGCCGACAAAGAAGCCGTCGATAAAGCCAAAAAGGCAGCCGAGTTGACGGACAAACAAAAAGCGCGCGCCGAGCGCAAACTTGCCGAGAAAAAAGCGGCTGAGAAGAAAGCCGCCGAAGCCAAGAAAACCGAAACGGCCAAAACCAACAAACCGACCCCCGAGCAAATCCTGAACAGCGGCAGCATCGAAAAAGCCCGTCAGGAAGCAAATAAAGGCGCGGCGAAAGAAGCGAAGAAAGCCGAGGCGGACAAACAAACCGCCAAAGCCGACAACGCCAAAGCCGAAGCCAAAACAGCGGAAGGCGGTAAAAAAATCATCCTGCAAATGGGTTCGTACGCCGACCGCAACAGCGCCGACGCGCAACGTGCCAAACTCGCCATGCTGGGCATTTCGTCCAAAGTGGTCGAGCGCACCAACGGCGACAAAACCGTTTACCGCGTACAAAGCAACAGCATGTCGTCTGAAGCCGCAAAAAACGTTCAGAAAGACTTGCAAAAACACAATATCAACAGCCTGGTGCGTTCGGCACAATAA
- a CDS encoding thiol:disulfide interchange protein DsbA/DsbL, whose translation MKRTTKPAAVLLSLALAFSASAQAAVEGVDYTVLNKPIPQRDASKIEVLEFFGYFCIHCQNFDPVLLSYSKTFPKDVYLRTEHVVWMPEMLGLARVAAAVNASGLKYQANPAIFKAVHEQKINLADTATFKSWAAAQKSFDSKKLIAAYDAPASLAAAKKMQSLTETYRIDGTPDVIVGGKYRVIFSSDWANGQKIIGELINKVRQEHPGKAAR comes from the coding sequence ATGAAACGGACAACCAAACCGGCAGCCGTCCTCCTCAGCCTCGCGCTTGCCTTTTCCGCAAGCGCGCAGGCTGCGGTCGAAGGCGTGGATTACACGGTTTTGAACAAACCGATTCCGCAACGAGACGCATCCAAAATCGAAGTTTTGGAATTTTTCGGCTATTTCTGCATACATTGCCAAAACTTTGATCCCGTCTTGCTGTCATACAGCAAAACTTTCCCGAAAGACGTTTACCTGCGTACCGAACACGTCGTCTGGATGCCTGAAATGCTGGGCTTGGCGCGGGTTGCCGCGGCGGTTAACGCTTCGGGTTTGAAGTATCAGGCAAACCCCGCTATTTTCAAAGCCGTACACGAACAGAAAATCAATTTGGCGGATACCGCCACTTTCAAAAGCTGGGCGGCGGCACAAAAAAGCTTTGACAGCAAAAAACTGATTGCCGCATACGACGCACCCGCCAGCCTCGCAGCCGCTAAAAAAATGCAAAGCCTGACCGAGACTTACCGTATCGACGGCACGCCGGACGTCATCGTCGGAGGCAAATATCGGGTCATATTCAGCAGCGATTGGGCGAATGGGCAGAAAATCATAGGCGAGCTGATTAACAAAGTCCGCCAAGAGCATCCCGGCAAAGCCGCGCGCTGA
- a CDS encoding undecaprenyl-diphosphate phosphatase, with translation MDILTLLKALLMGIVEGLTEFLPISSTGHLIVLGDLLNFHSNGKVFEIAIQLGAVLAVIFEYRQRFTSVLSGLGKDRTANRFVLNLAIAFVPAALMGFLFRKQIKLYLFNPKTVAIMLVLGGLFILWVERRQSKVKPKVKSVDEMRPIDALVVGCAQVCALVPGTSRSGSTIMGGMLWGIERKAATEFSFFLAVPMMIAATGYDVFKHYELFTLQDIGLIAVGFIAAFLAGFLAIKSLLKFVSSKNYVPFAYYRIVFGGLILLTSHMGWVKWTA, from the coding sequence ATGGACATTTTGACTCTATTAAAAGCCCTGCTTATGGGCATTGTGGAAGGCTTGACGGAATTTCTGCCGATTTCAAGTACCGGCCACTTGATTGTATTGGGCGACTTGCTCAATTTCCACAGCAACGGCAAAGTCTTTGAAATCGCCATCCAACTGGGCGCGGTGCTTGCCGTGATTTTTGAATACCGTCAACGTTTCACCTCCGTTTTGTCCGGACTGGGCAAAGACCGTACCGCCAACCGCTTCGTGTTGAACCTTGCCATCGCATTCGTGCCTGCCGCTTTGATGGGATTTCTGTTTAGAAAACAAATTAAATTATATCTATTTAACCCAAAAACCGTGGCTATCATGCTGGTGTTGGGTGGACTCTTTATTCTGTGGGTCGAAAGACGCCAAAGCAAAGTCAAACCTAAAGTCAAAAGCGTGGATGAAATGCGTCCAATTGACGCGCTTGTGGTCGGCTGCGCCCAAGTGTGCGCGCTGGTGCCGGGGACTTCGCGTTCGGGCAGTACGATTATGGGCGGTATGCTGTGGGGCATCGAGCGAAAAGCCGCGACCGAATTTTCTTTCTTCCTCGCCGTGCCGATGATGATTGCCGCCACCGGCTATGACGTATTTAAACACTATGAACTCTTCACGTTGCAGGATATCGGGCTGATTGCCGTCGGTTTTATCGCCGCCTTCTTGGCAGGTTTCTTAGCGATTAAATCGCTGTTGAAATTCGTGTCCAGTAAAAACTACGTTCCGTTTGCCTATTACCGCATCGTCTTCGGCGGATTGATTCTGCTGACTTCGCATATGGGCTGGGTCAAATGGACTGCATGA
- a CDS encoding zinc-finger domain-containing protein gives MNANTETVIIYPKDLPLHCSGPNHETWNGHPRVFLPIQSDSDIECPYCGTRYHLEGHIPHHHY, from the coding sequence ATGAACGCAAACACCGAAACCGTCATTATCTACCCCAAAGACCTGCCGCTGCACTGCTCCGGTCCCAACCACGAAACTTGGAACGGTCATCCGCGCGTCTTCCTCCCGATTCAGTCCGACAGCGACATCGAATGCCCCTACTGCGGAACGCGTTACCATCTCGAAGGCCACATTCCCCACCACCATTATTGA
- a CDS encoding DMP19 family protein produces the protein MTTLFRQDDLNPQDAAEFLYTLSAAYLDYTDAAGDEEMRCLNDEQHTLTAYCYLDSQVQEGGFVQLIAAGYGEYVFHNPVADSLRRWRIKPTPKILDKAKALYERDGAKIEEMADSGASLDEIRAEFPDFEELDGEYYEIADDDMAAAVAYVLANWEKFTEIAD, from the coding sequence ATGACGACACTTTTCCGGCAGGACGATTTGAACCCTCAAGACGCCGCAGAATTTCTCTACACATTGAGCGCGGCGTATTTGGATTATACAGATGCGGCAGGCGATGAGGAAATGCGGTGTTTGAACGACGAACAGCACACGCTGACGGCTTACTGCTATTTGGACAGCCAAGTGCAGGAGGGCGGTTTTGTGCAACTGATTGCGGCGGGTTACGGCGAATATGTGTTCCATAACCCCGTCGCCGACAGCCTGCGCCGCTGGCGGATTAAACCGACACCTAAGATTTTGGATAAGGCGAAGGCTTTATACGAGCGGGACGGCGCAAAAATCGAGGAAATGGCGGACAGCGGGGCGTCTTTGGATGAGATTCGTGCCGAGTTTCCCGATTTTGAGGAATTGGACGGCGAATATTACGAAATCGCGGACGACGATATGGCGGCGGCTGTGGCATATGTATTGGCAAATTGGGAGAAGTTTACGGAGATCGCGGATTGA
- the ileS gene encoding isoleucine--tRNA ligase, translating to MTDYSKTVNLLESPFPMRGNLAKREPAWLKSWYEHKRYQKLREIAKGRPKFILHDGPPYANGDIHIGHAVNKILKDIIIRSKTQAGFDAPYVPGWDCHGLPIEVMVEKLHGKDMPKARFRELCREYAAEQVARQKKDFIRLGVLGDWDNPYLTMDFKTEADTVRMLGEIYKSGYLYRGAKPVQFCLDCGSSLAEAEVEYKDKISPAIDVGYPFKDTAALAAAFGLAGIEGKAFAIIWTTTPWTLPASQAVSAGADVVYQLIDTPKGKLVLAKDLAEDALKRYGFASDDLNVLAETTGDKLENLHMNHPFLERDILMLNGEHVTTDAGTGLVHTAPAHGLEDYAVCNKYGIELYNPVNAEGKYISETPRVAGMSVWEANPVILQWLEETGNLLASSKIEHSYAHCWRHKTPLIYRATGQWFIGMDKAGSDGKTLRDKAIKAVDDTEFFPSWGRARLEAMIEGRPDWVVSRQRYWGTPMTFFIHKETGELHPNSAELLEKIALKIEEKGIEAWFSLDKSELLSAEDCENYDKLSDTMDVWFDSGSTHYSVLKQREELDWPADLYLEGSDQHRGWFQSSMLTGCASSMGRAPYKQLLTHGFVVDQNGRKMSKSIGNVVAPQEVYNEFGADILRLWAASTDYSGELAISKEILKRVTESYRRIRNTLSFLFANLSDFDPFEHTVPQADMVEIDRYALVLARQLQERLAGDFYPRYAFHFAVKDIVAFCSEDLGAFYLDILKDRLYTTKADSHARRSAQTALYHITRSLVLLIAPILCFTGEEAWDIIGGGEEDSVLFHTWHEFPPINEKAEAELVKKWTAVREAREAVTAAIEPLRADKTVGSSLQAEAEITAPEATADYLNALGEELRFALLVSKVEVKTGSELAVTAKASDGEKCERCWHYTHDIGTVAGHETICKRCAENVDGKGEERHYA from the coding sequence ATGACCGATTACAGCAAAACCGTAAACCTGCTCGAAAGCCCGTTTCCGATGCGCGGCAACCTTGCCAAGCGCGAGCCTGCGTGGCTGAAAAGCTGGTACGAGCACAAACGCTATCAAAAACTGCGCGAAATCGCCAAAGGCCGTCCGAAATTCATCCTGCACGACGGCCCGCCGTATGCCAACGGCGACATCCACATCGGTCATGCCGTCAACAAAATCCTCAAAGACATCATTATCCGCAGCAAAACCCAAGCCGGTTTCGACGCGCCTTATGTGCCGGGCTGGGACTGCCACGGCCTGCCCATCGAAGTGATGGTGGAAAAGCTGCACGGCAAAGACATGCCCAAAGCGCGTTTCCGCGAATTGTGCCGCGAATATGCCGCCGAACAGGTTGCCCGCCAGAAAAAAGACTTCATCCGTCTGGGCGTGTTGGGCGACTGGGACAACCCCTACCTGACCATGGATTTCAAAACCGAGGCGGATACCGTGCGCATGCTCGGCGAAATCTACAAATCGGGCTATCTCTACCGCGGCGCGAAACCGGTTCAGTTCTGCTTGGACTGCGGTTCTTCGCTGGCGGAAGCGGAAGTGGAATACAAAGACAAAATATCACCTGCGATTGACGTTGGCTATCCGTTTAAAGACACCGCCGCGCTTGCCGCCGCATTCGGTTTGGCAGGCATCGAAGGCAAAGCGTTTGCCATCATCTGGACGACCACGCCTTGGACGTTGCCCGCAAGCCAAGCCGTGTCTGCGGGTGCGGACGTGGTGTATCAACTGATTGATACGCCCAAAGGCAAATTGGTGCTCGCGAAAGATTTGGCGGAAGACGCGCTCAAACGCTACGGTTTTGCTTCAGACGACCTCAACGTCCTCGCTGAAACCACCGGCGACAAGCTGGAAAACCTGCACATGAATCATCCGTTCCTCGAACGCGATATTCTCATGCTCAACGGCGAACACGTTACCACCGACGCCGGTACGGGCTTGGTGCACACCGCCCCCGCGCACGGTTTGGAAGACTACGCCGTCTGCAACAAATACGGCATCGAGCTTTACAACCCCGTCAACGCCGAAGGCAAATACATCAGCGAAACGCCGCGCGTCGCAGGCATGAGCGTTTGGGAGGCGAATCCCGTCATCCTGCAATGGCTGGAAGAAACCGGCAACCTCTTGGCAAGCAGCAAAATCGAACACAGCTACGCCCACTGCTGGCGCCATAAAACCCCGCTGATTTACCGCGCGACAGGCCAATGGTTTATCGGCATGGACAAAGCGGGAAGCGACGGCAAAACCCTGCGCGACAAAGCCATCAAAGCCGTGGACGACACCGAATTCTTCCCGTCTTGGGGTCGTGCGCGCCTGGAAGCCATGATCGAAGGCCGCCCCGACTGGGTCGTTTCGCGCCAACGCTATTGGGGCACGCCGATGACCTTCTTCATCCACAAAGAAACGGGCGAGCTGCATCCGAACTCCGCCGAGCTTTTGGAAAAAATCGCCCTGAAAATCGAAGAAAAAGGCATCGAGGCATGGTTCTCACTCGATAAAAGCGAATTATTGAGCGCGGAAGATTGCGAAAACTACGACAAACTTTCCGACACGATGGACGTATGGTTCGACTCCGGCTCGACCCATTATTCCGTCTTGAAACAGCGCGAAGAATTGGACTGGCCCGCCGACCTCTACCTCGAAGGCAGCGACCAACACCGCGGCTGGTTCCAATCCTCCATGCTGACCGGCTGCGCCTCTTCAATGGGACGCGCCCCGTACAAACAGCTTTTGACCCACGGTTTCGTGGTTGACCAAAACGGCCGCAAAATGTCGAAATCCATCGGCAACGTCGTCGCGCCGCAAGAAGTCTATAACGAGTTCGGCGCCGACATCCTGCGTCTGTGGGCAGCATCCACCGATTACAGCGGCGAATTGGCGATTTCCAAAGAAATCCTCAAACGCGTTACCGAAAGCTACCGCCGCATCCGCAACACCTTGAGCTTCCTGTTTGCCAACCTGAGCGATTTCGACCCGTTCGAACACACCGTACCGCAGGCAGACATGGTCGAAATCGACCGCTACGCCTTAGTGTTGGCGCGTCAGCTGCAAGAGCGTCTGGCAGGCGACTTCTATCCGCGCTATGCCTTCCACTTCGCCGTGAAAGACATCGTCGCCTTCTGCTCGGAAGACTTGGGCGCGTTCTACCTCGACATCCTGAAAGACCGCCTCTACACCACCAAAGCCGACAGCCACGCCCGCCGCAGCGCGCAAACCGCCCTGTATCACATCACGCGCAGCCTGGTTCTCTTGATTGCACCGATTTTGTGTTTCACCGGCGAAGAAGCGTGGGACATCATCGGCGGCGGCGAAGAAGACAGCGTCCTCTTCCACACCTGGCACGAGTTCCCGCCCATCAACGAAAAAGCCGAAGCCGAACTGGTGAAAAAATGGACGGCAGTCCGCGAAGCCCGCGAAGCCGTAACCGCCGCCATCGAACCTTTGCGCGCCGACAAAACCGTCGGTTCGTCCTTGCAGGCAGAAGCCGAAATCACCGCGCCGGAAGCCACCGCCGACTACCTGAACGCCCTGGGCGAAGAATTGCGCTTTGCCCTCTTGGTGTCCAAAGTCGAAGTCAAAACCGGCAGCGAACTTGCCGTTACCGCCAAAGCCAGCGACGGCGAAAAATGCGAACGCTGCTGGCACTACACCCACGACATCGGCACAGTCGCAGGCCATGAAACCATCTGCAAACGCTGCGCCGAGAATGTGGACGGCAAAGGCGAAGAGCGGCATTACGCTTAA
- a CDS encoding gluconokinase, GntK/IdnK-type, which yields MTTHFVMMGVCGCGKTTAALSLQKHLNQCPYAEGDDFHSQANRDKMGAGIPLTDEDRYPWLCNLRDWMTEQAQSGAAYTIVTCSALKRQYRDILRGAQGKTAFIHLTPPQAINLERMMARQGHYMKAGMLDSQLEILEELGADEYGVKIDNPGSPEAVEADILAWVKAEGLL from the coding sequence ATGACGACGCATTTTGTGATGATGGGCGTTTGCGGCTGCGGCAAGACCACCGCCGCCCTATCCCTGCAAAAACACCTCAACCAATGCCCCTACGCCGAAGGCGACGATTTCCACTCCCAAGCCAACCGCGACAAAATGGGCGCGGGCATCCCGCTGACCGACGAAGACCGCTATCCGTGGCTCTGCAACCTGCGCGACTGGATGACGGAACAGGCGCAAAGCGGCGCGGCGTACACCATCGTTACCTGCTCCGCCTTGAAACGCCAATACCGCGACATCCTGCGCGGCGCACAAGGCAAAACCGCCTTCATCCACCTGACACCACCGCAAGCCATCAACCTCGAACGCATGATGGCGCGCCAAGGGCATTACATGAAGGCGGGGATGCTGGATTCGCAACTGGAAATCCTGGAAGAACTCGGCGCGGACGAATACGGCGTCAAAATCGACAATCCCGGTTCGCCCGAAGCCGTAGAAGCCGATATTTTGGCGTGGGTCAAAGCGGAAGGTTTGTTGTGA
- a CDS encoding GntP family permease, with protein sequence MDGWTQTLSAGWLLSIAAMAIVLILLLIVKLRVHALLTLVSVSLLTAVATGLPMDKIVNDVLLKNFGGTLGSVALLVGLGAMLGRLVETSGGAQSLADALIRMFGEKRAPFALGVASLIFGFPIFFDAGLVVMLPIVFATARRMKQDVLPYALASIGAFSVMHVFLPPHPGPIAASEFYSANIGQVLILGLPVAMFTWYVSGYLLGKVLGRTIRVPVPDLLSGGAVDNDRPQTPAKASTVVGIMLIPMLLIFMNTGLSTLISEKVVSADEHWVQVARMIGSTPVALLISVLVALYVLGRKRGEKASALEKTVDGALAPVCSVILITGAGGMFGGVLRASGIGQALADSMADLGIPVLLGCFLVALALRIAQGSATVALTTAAALMAPAVAAAGFNDWQLACVVLATAAGSVGCSHFNDSGFWLVGRLLDMDVPTTLKTWTVNQTLIAAIGFSVSALLFAVV encoded by the coding sequence ATGGATGGTTGGACTCAGACTTTGAGCGCGGGCTGGCTGCTGAGTATTGCGGCGATGGCGATTGTGCTGATTTTGCTGTTGATTGTGAAACTGCGTGTCCACGCGCTGTTGACGCTGGTGTCGGTGAGCCTGCTGACGGCGGTGGCGACGGGGCTGCCGATGGATAAGATTGTGAACGACGTTCTGTTGAAAAACTTCGGCGGCACGCTCGGCAGCGTGGCTTTGCTGGTCGGTTTGGGTGCGATGCTCGGGCGGCTGGTAGAAACTTCGGGCGGGGCGCAGTCGTTGGCGGATGCGCTGATTCGGATGTTCGGCGAAAAACGCGCGCCGTTTGCTTTGGGCGTGGCGTCGCTGATTTTCGGTTTCCCGATTTTCTTTGATGCGGGATTGGTGGTGATGCTGCCGATTGTCTTCGCGACGGCGCGGCGCATGAAGCAGGACGTATTGCCTTATGCTCTGGCGTCTATCGGCGCGTTTTCGGTGATGCACGTTTTCCTGCCGCCCCACCCCGGTCCGATTGCGGCTTCGGAATTTTATTCGGCGAACATTGGGCAGGTACTGATTTTGGGATTGCCCGTCGCCATGTTCACTTGGTATGTCAGCGGTTATCTGCTTGGGAAGGTTTTGGGACGCACCATCCGCGTTCCCGTTCCCGATTTGCTCAGCGGCGGCGCGGTGGACAACGACCGGCCGCAAACGCCTGCCAAGGCTTCGACCGTGGTCGGCATTATGCTGATTCCTATGCTGTTGATTTTTATGAACACGGGGCTGTCTACCTTAATCAGTGAAAAAGTCGTCAGCGCGGACGAACATTGGGTGCAGGTGGCGCGCATGATCGGTTCGACCCCTGTCGCGCTGCTGATTTCGGTTTTGGTGGCGCTCTATGTTTTGGGCAGAAAACGCGGCGAAAAGGCAAGCGCGCTGGAGAAAACGGTGGACGGCGCACTCGCCCCCGTTTGTTCGGTCATCTTGATTACCGGCGCGGGCGGCATGTTCGGCGGCGTGTTGCGCGCGTCGGGCATCGGTCAGGCGTTGGCGGACAGCATGGCGGATTTGGGTATACCCGTATTGTTGGGCTGCTTCTTGGTGGCATTGGCGCTGCGTATCGCGCAAGGTTCAGCAACCGTCGCGCTGACCACCGCCGCCGCATTGATGGCGCCCGCCGTTGCCGCCGCAGGCTTCAACGACTGGCAACTCGCCTGCGTCGTTTTGGCAACCGCGGCAGGCTCGGTCGGTTGCAGCCACTTCAACGACTCGGGCTTCTGGCTGGTCGGCCGCCTTTTGGATATGGACGTACCGACCACACTCAAAACATGGACGGTCAACCAAACGCTGATTGCCGCCATCGGTTTTTCAGTGTCGGCGCTGCTGTTTGCCGTGGTTTGA
- a CDS encoding M3 family metallopeptidase has protein sequence MTDNVLLHLGEEPRFDAIQTADIKPALQTAIAEARAQIAEVKAQTHTDWANTVERLTDITERVGRIWGVVSHLNSVVDTPELRAVYNELMPEITIFFTEIGQDIELYNRFKTIKNSPEFATLSPAQKTKLNHDLRDFVLSGAELPPEQQAELAKLQTEGAQLSAKFSQNVLDATDAFALYFDDAAPLAGIPEDSLAMFAAAAQSEGKTGYKIGLQIPHYLAVIQYADNRELREQIYRAYVTRASELSDDGKFDNTANIDRTLENALQTAKLLGFKNYAELSLATKMADTPEQVLTFLHDLARRAKPYAEKDLAEVKAFARDRLNLADPQPWDLSYASEKLREAKYAFSETEVKKYFPVSKVLAGLFAQIKKLYGIGFAEKTVPVWHKDVRYFELEQNGKTIGGVYMDLYAREGKRGGAWMNDYKGRRRFADGTLQLPTAYLVCNFTPPVGGKEARLSHDEILTLFHETGHGLHHLLTQVDELGVSGINGVEWDAVELPSQFMENFVWEYDVLAQMSAHEETGEPLPKELFDKMLAAKNFQRGMFLVRQMEFALFDMTIYSEDDEGRLKNWPQVLDSVRKEVAVIQPPEYNRFANSFGHIFAGGYSAGYYSYAWAEVLSADAYAAFEESNDVAATGKRFWQEILAVGGSRSAAESFKAFRGREPSIDALLRHSGFDNAA, from the coding sequence ATGACCGACAACGTACTGCTCCATTTGGGCGAAGAACCCCGTTTCGACGCCATCCAAACCGCCGACATCAAACCCGCACTGCAAACCGCCATCGCCGAGGCGCGCGCACAGATTGCCGAAGTCAAAGCCCAAACGCACACCGACTGGGCGAACACCGTCGAGCGTCTGACCGACATTACCGAACGCGTCGGCAGGATTTGGGGCGTCGTGTCGCACCTCAACTCTGTGGTCGACACACCCGAACTGCGCGCCGTCTATAACGAACTGATGCCCGAAATCACCATCTTCTTCACCGAAATCGGACAAGACATCGAACTGTACAACCGCTTCAAAACCATCAAAAATTCCCCCGAATTCGCCACCCTCTCCCCTGCACAAAAAACCAAGCTCAACCACGACCTGCGCGATTTCGTCCTCAGCGGCGCGGAATTGCCGCCCGAACAGCAGGCAGAACTGGCGAAACTGCAAACCGAAGGCGCGCAACTCTCCGCCAAATTCTCGCAAAACGTCCTAGACGCAACCGACGCCTTCGCCCTCTACTTCGACGACGCCGCACCGCTTGCCGGCATCCCCGAAGACTCGCTCGCCATGTTTGCCGCTGCCGCGCAAAGCGAAGGCAAAACAGGCTACAAAATCGGCTTGCAGATTCCGCACTACCTCGCCGTCATCCAATATGCCGACAACCGAGAATTGCGCGAACAAATCTACCGCGCCTACGTTACCCGCGCCAGCGAACTTTCAGACGACGGCAAATTCGACAACACTGCCAACATCGACCGCACCCTCGAAAACGCCCTGCAAACCGCCAAATTGCTCGGCTTCAAAAACTACGCCGAGCTATCATTGGCAACCAAAATGGCGGACACCCCCGAACAAGTCCTCACCTTCCTGCACGACCTCGCCCGCCGCGCCAAACCCTACGCCGAAAAAGACCTCGCCGAAGTCAAAGCCTTCGCCCGCGATCGCCTGAACCTCGCCGACCCGCAGCCGTGGGATTTGAGCTACGCCAGCGAAAAACTGCGCGAAGCCAAATACGCATTCAGCGAAACCGAAGTCAAAAAATACTTCCCCGTCAGCAAAGTTCTGGCGGGCCTGTTCGCCCAAATCAAAAAACTCTACGGCATCGGATTCGCCGAAAAAACCGTTCCCGTCTGGCACAAAGACGTGCGCTACTTCGAGCTGGAACAAAACGGCAAAACCATAGGCGGCGTCTATATGGACCTCTACGCCCGCGAAGGCAAACGCGGCGGCGCGTGGATGAACGACTACAAAGGCCGCCGCCGCTTCGCCGACGGCACGCTGCAACTGCCCACCGCCTACCTCGTCTGCAACTTCACCCCGCCCGTCGGCGGCAAAGAAGCCCGCCTGAGCCATGACGAAATCCTCACCCTCTTCCACGAAACCGGCCACGGCCTGCACCACCTGCTCACCCAAGTGGACGAACTGGGCGTATCCGGCATCAACGGCGTCGAGTGGGACGCAGTCGAGCTGCCCAGCCAGTTTATGGAAAACTTCGTCTGGGAATACGACGTCTTGGCACAAATGTCCGCCCACGAAGAAACCGGCGAGCCCCTGCCGAAAGAACTCTTCGACAAAATGCTTGCCGCCAAAAACTTCCAACGCGGCATGTTCCTCGTCCGCCAGATGGAGTTCGCCCTCTTCGACATGACCATTTACAGCGAAGACGACGAAGGCCGTCTGAAAAACTGGCCGCAGGTTTTAGACAGCGTGCGCAAAGAAGTCGCCGTCATCCAACCGCCCGAATACAACCGCTTCGCCAACAGCTTCGGCCACATCTTCGCCGGCGGCTACTCCGCAGGCTATTACAGCTACGCATGGGCCGAAGTCCTCAGCGCCGATGCCTACGCCGCCTTTGAAGAAAGCAACGACGTCGCCGCCACAGGCAAACGCTTCTGGCAGGAAATCCTCGCTGTCGGCGGCTCCCGCAGCGCAGCGGAATCCTTCAAAGCCTTCCGCGGACGCGAACCGAGCATAGACGCACTGCTGCGCCACAGCGGCTTCGACAACGCGGCTTGA